A genomic window from Daphnia magna isolate NIES linkage group LG9, ASM2063170v1.1, whole genome shotgun sequence includes:
- the LOC116931280 gene encoding uncharacterized protein LOC116931280, with product MMGKKKEKIFSLSREDIICTIQILQYSSMQDWISRKMIAVVSTRRVETFPSTVLKRHDGKEKDTVINLFREILKELRNLTLGTSSKLRCCSLGRMIGHITN from the exons ATgatgggaaagaaaaaggaaaaaatttttagccTGTCTCGTGAAGATATTATCTGCACTATTCAAATCCTTCAGTATTCATCAATGCAAGACTG GATATCAAGGAAAATGATTGCTGTCGTTTCGACCAGACGAGTGGAAACATTTCCGTCGACAG ttttaaaaagacatgatgggaaagaaaaag ATACTGTTATAAACTTATTCCGGGAAATCCTAAAGGAATTACGCAATCTCACCTTAG GAACGTCAAGTAAACTGAGATGCTGTAGTTTGGGGAGAATGATCGGGCATATAACGAATTAG